From Virgibacillus ihumii, the proteins below share one genomic window:
- a CDS encoding glycerophosphodiester phosphodiesterase — MENMRKMSLSLVLLLVLSALLLPIQTLAHSTSNTGEPSLNPNRILNVAHRGASGHAPEHTLAAYELGEKMHGDYIEVDLQMTKDSVLIAMHDEKVNRTTNGTGYVKDKTLKEIKQLDAGSWFNKKYPEKANPAYVGLEVPTLEEVIRKFGRDARYYIETKSPEVYPGMEEELLRILNRYKLIGPNAPSSKVLIQSFSEESLSIVHSINPDIPLIQLISYSEPATITDEELDEIASYAVGIGASHTKIDQEYVQKVREHELLMHPYTVNTKEDMKKVLDWGVTGMFTNYPDRFNEVLRER, encoded by the coding sequence ATGGAAAACATGCGGAAAATGTCATTAAGTCTTGTTCTACTGTTAGTTCTATCAGCACTATTGTTGCCAATCCAAACACTCGCCCATTCAACGTCAAATACGGGGGAACCATCACTGAACCCAAACCGCATCCTTAATGTAGCGCACCGCGGAGCATCCGGACATGCACCGGAACATACACTGGCTGCATATGAACTCGGTGAAAAAATGCACGGGGATTATATTGAAGTAGACTTACAAATGACGAAAGACAGCGTTCTGATTGCCATGCATGATGAAAAAGTAAATCGAACAACAAATGGGACAGGCTACGTGAAAGATAAGACACTGAAGGAAATCAAACAGCTTGATGCAGGTTCCTGGTTCAATAAAAAATACCCGGAAAAAGCAAACCCGGCATACGTTGGGTTGGAAGTCCCTACTTTGGAAGAGGTCATTCGGAAATTCGGCAGAGATGCCAGGTACTATATCGAAACAAAATCTCCGGAAGTTTATCCCGGAATGGAAGAAGAATTACTTAGAATCCTGAACAGATATAAATTGATTGGACCAAACGCACCATCAAGCAAAGTGCTTATTCAATCGTTTAGCGAAGAAAGTCTATCAATCGTACATTCTATCAACCCGGATATTCCACTCATCCAATTAATCTCATATTCCGAGCCAGCAACCATTACTGATGAAGAATTGGATGAAATTGCATCATATGCAGTGGGAATCGGGGCCAGCCATACGAAAATTGATCAGGAATATGTGCAAAAAGTCCGTGAACATGAGCTGCTCATGCATCCATACACTGTAAACACGAAAGAAGATATGAAGAAAGTGCTGGATTGGGGCGTGACTGGGATGTTTACCAACTATCCGGATCGGTTTAATGAAGTATTGAGGGAAAGATGA
- the leuD gene encoding 3-isopropylmalate dehydratase small subunit codes for MKPFKKYSGSVVPINKSDIDTDIIIPTEFLKRTERTGFGKHLMYYWRYDDSGAIHEDFELNQSQYNDASILLAGSNFGCGSSRENAVWALYDYGFRVVVAPSFADIFQNNSSKNGLLLIELDELEMDSLFDREKNHPGFSLEVDLKSQVLKDQTGWSLPFSIDPYVRMKFLEGLDDIDLTLQAENQINEFEKQRPFYLNPIK; via the coding sequence ATGAAGCCATTTAAGAAATACTCGGGCAGTGTGGTTCCGATCAATAAATCGGATATTGACACAGACATTATAATACCTACAGAGTTTTTAAAGCGAACGGAAAGGACCGGCTTTGGTAAACATCTAATGTATTACTGGCGTTATGATGATTCCGGGGCGATTCACGAAGACTTTGAATTAAATCAATCACAGTATAATGACGCTTCTATCTTGCTTGCAGGGTCCAACTTTGGATGTGGGTCTTCCAGGGAAAATGCTGTTTGGGCATTATATGATTACGGTTTTAGAGTAGTTGTAGCTCCTTCCTTTGCCGATATTTTTCAAAATAACAGTTCCAAAAATGGTTTGCTTTTAATTGAACTTGATGAACTTGAAATGGACAGCTTATTTGATCGAGAAAAAAATCACCCTGGATTTTCGTTAGAAGTAGATTTGAAGAGTCAGGTATTAAAGGATCAGACAGGATGGTCTTTACCTTTCTCAATTGATCCCTATGTTCGGATGAAATTTTTAGAAGGCCTAGATGATATTGACCTCACGTTGCAGGCTGAAAACCAAATTAATGAGTTCGAAAAACAAAGACCATTCTATCTGAATCCAATTAAATAA
- the leuC gene encoding 3-isopropylmalate dehydratase large subunit — translation MTPRTLFEKVWDSHVINALDSPLIYIDLHLIHDVTSPQAFSLLREQGREVRRPDLTFASADHNVPTTDRKLEDFKDILAKKQVEALINNCKEFDITVYDTQHQDNGIVHIIGPELGLTTPGKTIVCGDSHTSTHGAFGAFAFGIGSSEITHVLATQTLPQAKPKTMNIQIEGEVPEGISSKDIIMHIIGEIGTNGGVGHVVEFTGSTVKKMSMEERMTICNMILEAGARSGMVAPDEKTFEYLKSRSFVPKGEKWEQAVQEWSELYTDPDAVYDKTVTINVGDLAPQVTWGTNPSQVTNIDNVIPDPESYTDTEKRLAAESALSYMDLKPGTYMNEVSIDHVFVGSCTNSRIEDLRAAAKVAYGHKVSSNVKAIIVPGSYHVIRRAEEEGLDKVFIDAGFEWREPGCSMCPGMNPDIAPPGSRVASTSNRNFEGRQGKDVRTHLVSPAMAAAAAIEGHLTDIRGWKYRQGVKTNEAI, via the coding sequence ATGACACCGAGAACACTTTTTGAAAAAGTCTGGGACAGTCATGTAATTAATGCATTAGATTCGCCATTAATTTATATTGATCTCCATTTAATTCACGATGTCACATCACCTCAGGCTTTTTCATTGCTGAGGGAGCAAGGACGGGAAGTGCGGCGTCCTGATCTAACGTTTGCATCAGCAGATCATAATGTTCCTACAACAGATAGAAAATTGGAAGATTTTAAGGATATCCTGGCGAAGAAACAGGTAGAAGCCCTCATTAATAATTGTAAGGAATTCGACATTACGGTATATGATACACAGCATCAAGATAATGGAATCGTTCACATTATTGGTCCGGAACTTGGGTTAACTACCCCTGGAAAAACAATCGTATGCGGAGATAGTCATACTTCCACTCATGGTGCGTTCGGAGCATTTGCTTTTGGTATCGGATCGAGTGAAATCACGCATGTTTTGGCGACTCAAACACTCCCGCAGGCAAAGCCGAAAACAATGAATATCCAAATCGAGGGAGAAGTACCTGAAGGAATCAGCAGTAAGGATATTATTATGCATATTATTGGTGAAATTGGAACAAATGGTGGAGTTGGACATGTCGTGGAGTTCACCGGAAGCACTGTTAAAAAAATGTCTATGGAGGAACGAATGACGATTTGCAATATGATTCTTGAGGCCGGTGCACGTTCTGGTATGGTTGCTCCTGATGAAAAGACATTTGAATATTTGAAAAGCAGAAGTTTTGTTCCAAAAGGAGAAAAGTGGGAGCAAGCGGTACAAGAGTGGAGTGAACTTTATACCGATCCAGATGCTGTTTATGATAAGACGGTTACAATTAATGTAGGTGATTTGGCTCCACAAGTTACCTGGGGGACAAATCCGAGTCAAGTAACGAATATTGACAATGTTATTCCTGACCCGGAAAGCTACACAGATACGGAAAAAAGGCTGGCGGCAGAATCTGCCTTGTCTTATATGGATTTAAAGCCTGGTACATATATGAATGAGGTGTCTATAGATCATGTATTTGTTGGTTCATGTACCAACTCCAGAATAGAAGATTTACGAGCTGCGGCAAAAGTGGCTTATGGCCACAAGGTCAGTAGTAATGTTAAAGCTATAATTGTTCCTGGTTCTTACCATGTTATACGACGTGCTGAAGAGGAAGGGTTGGACAAGGTTTTTATCGATGCAGGGTTTGAATGGCGGGAACCTGGATGCAGCATGTGTCCTGGAATGAATCCGGATATCGCACCTCCGGGAAGCAGGGTTGCCTCCACCTCCAACCGGAATTTTGAAGGGCGGCAGGGAAAAGATGTACGGACACATCTTGTAAGCCCAGCCATGGCGGCTGCAGCAGCTATAGAAGGCCATTTAACCGATATACGAGGATGGAAATATCGCCAGGGAGTGAAGACGAATGAAGCCATTTAA
- a CDS encoding GntR family transcriptional regulator, protein MNRIVKSEPFHIQAYKSIQKSLLENEFIPGQRITETGLAEKVGVSRGPIREAVRMLTHDGLLYQEKGHIYVFDPTFENVVDLYLCKERLEPLGAKLSAQKITNSDKQKLEKIITDTKDALKNGNQESVVELNTEFHDLIAQTSNNNQLVQFMDLIRAKTIYMRNNILSDYIKGNSFLEEHQKIAEAIIDGDSELAEAEMRQHIHHDIKMLDEVFSKTEHKLF, encoded by the coding sequence GTGAATCGTATTGTGAAATCTGAACCTTTTCATATTCAAGCATACAAAAGTATTCAAAAAAGTCTATTGGAAAATGAATTCATACCCGGTCAACGGATAACGGAAACGGGATTAGCAGAAAAAGTGGGAGTAAGCCGGGGGCCAATCCGTGAAGCAGTACGGATGTTAACTCACGATGGTCTGCTGTATCAGGAAAAAGGACATATTTACGTTTTTGATCCAACTTTTGAAAATGTAGTGGATTTATATCTTTGCAAAGAAAGATTGGAGCCGCTTGGAGCTAAATTATCCGCCCAGAAAATTACAAACTCAGATAAGCAGAAGCTAGAGAAAATAATTACCGATACGAAAGATGCGCTAAAAAATGGCAATCAGGAATCGGTTGTCGAGCTGAATACAGAATTCCATGATCTGATTGCTCAAACCTCAAATAACAATCAATTAGTACAGTTTATGGATTTGATCCGGGCCAAAACCATTTATATGAGAAATAATATTTTAAGCGATTATATTAAAGGAAATTCCTTTTTAGAGGAGCATCAGAAAATAGCTGAGGCTATTATTGATGGGGATAGTGAACTGGCAGAGGCTGAAATGAGACAGCATATCCATCATGACATTAAAATGCTGGATGAAGTTTTTTCAAAAACAGAGCACAAATTGTTTTAA
- a CDS encoding sodium:solute symporter family protein codes for MTDNLAFGGWSGIVIMVAYGLLMLGIGLVTYLRNKNIRESNEEYYLGGKGLSVMVLFFTFYATQYSGNTIIGYAPQGYRMGFEWLQSITFMILVIVGYLLFAPRLYVLSRKHNFITPTDWLAKRFRSKGITILGSILMLYGLGNYLLEQLVAVGQGVSGLTGGTIPYQIGVVFFIVIMLIYSWLGGMRSVAYTDTMQGVALLIGVFVLVIGSIIYFGGLPSATDYMEAFAPEKLGVPEMDGIVGWFSMLSLVTIGAAIYPHAIQRIFAAKSEDTLKKSLIGMSWMPFLTTGVIFLVGIIGLNAFPGMEGMEAEKLVGMMANVIASESLIFYWAMILLFGGIIAAIISTADSVLLTFSSVISKDLYSRFINPKASEHQQILVGKIVGIIAVGLLLIIAWYPPATLYQIFVLKFELLIQIAPAFILGLYWNRMHTRSVFIGMLVGTIVATVMTFTNFTPLGIFSGLWGLLINLIICVGGSLAFDVSEQDEQENKKVIGL; via the coding sequence ATGACTGATAATTTGGCTTTTGGTGGTTGGTCAGGTATTGTCATAATGGTTGCTTACGGGTTACTGATGCTTGGCATTGGGCTCGTAACTTATTTGCGAAACAAAAATATCAGAGAGAGTAACGAGGAGTACTATCTGGGTGGAAAGGGCCTTAGTGTCATGGTTCTATTCTTCACTTTTTACGCAACACAGTACAGTGGGAATACGATTATTGGTTATGCACCTCAAGGTTATCGTATGGGTTTTGAATGGCTTCAATCCATTACATTTATGATCTTAGTGATTGTTGGTTACTTATTATTCGCACCAAGGTTATATGTACTTAGCAGAAAGCACAATTTCATAACCCCGACGGATTGGTTGGCAAAACGTTTTAGATCAAAAGGAATTACTATACTAGGCTCGATTTTAATGCTTTATGGGCTGGGGAATTACCTTCTTGAACAACTGGTTGCTGTCGGACAGGGCGTTTCCGGATTGACTGGTGGAACTATTCCTTATCAAATCGGCGTTGTGTTCTTTATTGTAATTATGCTGATCTACAGTTGGCTTGGGGGAATGCGTTCGGTTGCATATACTGACACCATGCAGGGTGTAGCACTATTGATCGGTGTCTTTGTGCTAGTCATAGGATCGATCATATATTTTGGAGGACTTCCGTCGGCTACAGATTATATGGAAGCTTTTGCGCCTGAAAAATTGGGTGTTCCTGAAATGGATGGTATTGTTGGGTGGTTTAGCATGCTAAGTCTTGTGACGATTGGGGCTGCTATTTATCCCCACGCAATTCAGCGGATTTTTGCTGCAAAAAGTGAGGATACCTTAAAAAAATCATTGATTGGTATGTCATGGATGCCTTTTCTGACAACGGGTGTTATTTTCCTTGTAGGGATAATTGGTTTAAATGCATTTCCGGGAATGGAAGGCATGGAGGCTGAAAAATTAGTCGGAATGATGGCAAATGTGATTGCTTCGGAAAGTTTAATCTTTTATTGGGCTATGATTTTGTTGTTTGGCGGAATTATCGCCGCTATTATATCAACTGCTGATTCAGTATTGCTAACATTTTCCTCAGTCATTTCAAAAGATTTATATAGTCGATTTATAAATCCTAAAGCATCTGAACATCAACAGATTTTGGTAGGGAAGATAGTAGGTATTATAGCAGTAGGACTGTTACTTATTATCGCATGGTATCCCCCCGCGACACTGTATCAAATTTTTGTCTTGAAATTTGAACTGCTTATTCAGATTGCACCTGCATTTATTCTTGGACTGTATTGGAACAGAATGCATACCAGATCTGTCTTTATTGGAATGCTTGTGGGTACCATTGTTGCAACGGTCATGACATTTACAAATTTTACACCACTCGGAATTTTTAGCGGGTTATGGGGATTGTTAATAAATCTGATTATATGTGTTGGGGGTAGTCTTGCATTTGATGTATCTGAACAAGATGAACAGGAAAATAAAAAGGTAATTGGTTTATAG
- a CDS encoding hydroxymethylglutaryl-CoA lyase: protein MKQIYLNDVVGRDGLQNEDVFVPTDDKIKLINQLSDAGVDKIEVTSFVSPKAVPNLRDAEEVMRGIKRKSDVVYSALVPNMKGAERALDCEVDEINLLVSASNTHNLKNVRRSTDDTFENFKPMMEFLSNKDAAIKGSLGTSFGCPFEGDIPEERVLELIEKYLELGVDGVTLADTTGMATPNHVYNLCKNILKQWPHLDITLHFHNTRGMGLANVMEGIRAGVNSFDASLGGLGGCPFAPGATGNICMEDLAHMLYFMGYEIEADVDKLIGTSKYLQTLVNHELPGQVVKAGKIADLHSVATF, encoded by the coding sequence TTGAAGCAAATTTATCTGAATGATGTTGTTGGAAGAGACGGGCTCCAAAATGAAGATGTGTTTGTTCCGACTGATGACAAGATAAAATTGATTAATCAATTGAGTGATGCGGGAGTTGACAAAATTGAAGTGACATCATTCGTTTCACCAAAAGCTGTTCCCAATCTACGGGATGCAGAGGAAGTTATGAGAGGGATTAAGCGTAAATCTGATGTCGTATACAGTGCATTGGTACCCAATATGAAGGGAGCTGAACGTGCCCTGGATTGTGAGGTCGACGAGATCAATCTTCTTGTGTCTGCCAGTAATACACATAACTTGAAAAATGTCAGAAGATCTACGGATGATACTTTTGAAAATTTTAAACCAATGATGGAGTTTTTATCCAATAAGGATGCAGCAATTAAAGGTTCTTTGGGTACTTCGTTTGGTTGTCCATTTGAGGGGGATATTCCAGAAGAACGGGTGTTGGAACTTATTGAAAAATATTTGGAATTAGGTGTTGATGGGGTTACATTAGCGGATACCACAGGCATGGCAACACCTAATCACGTATATAATTTGTGTAAAAATATATTAAAACAGTGGCCGCATCTTGATATTACGCTTCATTTTCATAATACAAGAGGAATGGGGCTTGCCAATGTAATGGAGGGAATAAGGGCTGGCGTTAATAGTTTTGATGCGTCCCTCGGCGGATTGGGAGGATGTCCATTTGCACCAGGAGCTACAGGTAACATTTGTATGGAAGATCTAGCTCATATGCTTTATTTTATGGGATATGAAATTGAGGCTGATGTCGATAAATTGATTGGTACCTCAAAATATTTGCAAACGCTTGTAAATCATGAACTCCCCGGACAGGTAGTTAAAGCCGGTAAAATTGCGGATCTGCATTCAGTAGCGACTTTCTGA
- a CDS encoding CaiB/BaiF CoA transferase family protein, which translates to MRQTLEGLKVVELGSLIAGPFAGKLMAEFGADVIKVEPPEKGDPLREWRHIYEGQSLWWRLQSRNKKSITVNMKKEKGQEIVRSLVKEADIVIENFRPGTLEKWNLGYDQLSEINPGLILVRVSGYGQTGPYRDKPGFGSVGESMGGIRHVTGHPDLPPTRVGIALGDSLAAMYSVIGALMAVYHRDVVGTGEGQIIDVALYESVFSLMEGMLPEYDKFGTIRERTGTSLPGVAPSNTYQCGDGKYIVIGGNGDAIFKRLMNVVGRPDLAGVPQFSSNDGRARQADFLDDVIENWTKTVDYETAIKELDDASVPAGPIYNISDIVKDPQYLEREMIQEFDLNDKEKIKIPGIIPKMSKTPGRTNWLGPELGEHTNSILKDFLNLDDTELSKLRDQGVI; encoded by the coding sequence ATGAGACAAACATTAGAAGGTTTAAAGGTTGTTGAACTTGGAAGCCTGATTGCTGGTCCATTTGCCGGCAAGCTAATGGCTGAATTTGGGGCTGATGTAATAAAAGTTGAGCCTCCGGAAAAAGGTGATCCCCTCCGTGAATGGCGACATATTTATGAAGGACAGTCTCTATGGTGGAGGTTACAGTCCAGGAATAAAAAATCAATCACGGTAAATATGAAAAAAGAAAAAGGACAGGAAATAGTTCGGTCATTAGTTAAGGAAGCGGATATCGTTATAGAAAATTTTCGGCCGGGTACGCTTGAAAAATGGAATTTGGGCTATGATCAGCTTTCTGAAATAAATCCCGGTTTAATATTGGTTCGTGTATCCGGTTACGGGCAGACAGGTCCTTATCGGGATAAACCCGGCTTTGGCAGTGTTGGTGAATCAATGGGGGGTATCCGTCACGTAACAGGTCATCCAGACCTTCCCCCAACAAGGGTGGGAATAGCACTAGGCGATTCACTTGCAGCGATGTATTCCGTAATTGGCGCGTTAATGGCGGTTTACCATCGGGACGTTGTTGGAACCGGGGAAGGACAAATCATTGATGTGGCACTTTATGAATCTGTATTTAGTTTAATGGAGGGTATGCTGCCGGAATACGATAAGTTTGGAACAATCAGGGAACGAACAGGTACATCTTTGCCTGGAGTCGCACCTTCCAATACGTATCAGTGTGGTGATGGAAAATATATAGTGATTGGTGGAAATGGTGATGCAATATTTAAACGTTTAATGAATGTTGTTGGCAGGCCGGATTTAGCAGGAGTCCCACAATTTTCGAGTAATGATGGCCGAGCACGTCAAGCTGATTTTCTTGATGATGTTATTGAGAATTGGACAAAGACGGTTGATTACGAGACTGCTATAAAAGAATTGGATGATGCCAGTGTTCCAGCAGGTCCGATATATAATATTTCGGATATAGTCAAGGACCCACAGTATCTTGAAAGGGAGATGATTCAGGAGTTTGATTTGAACGATAAAGAAAAAATTAAAATCCCGGGTATTATACCAAAGATGAGTAAGACACCGGGTAGAACGAATTGGTTAGGGCCCGAACTCGGCGAGCACACAAATTCTATTCTTAAAGACTTTCTGAATTTGGACGATACGGAACTATCAAAACTTAGGGACCAGGGTGTAATATGA
- a CDS encoding MFS transporter, producing the protein MEKATIFGSKRLSAWNMLICLFILQILVALIGRSISPLGIVIGEDLSLSKTQIGLLPAAFYLGQSITSIPMGLLTDSIGSKKMIILVTYCLGLSFMGATFTGGLVLLLVLLFISGAGYGAMQPTSNRGVLYWFSTKTRGTAMGMKQMGVTLGSALSALILLPLSNSFGWRPTIFVASIVLMVFGTIAFFYYSEPSSIKKQQTLIQPKSIFSSFISVFKQKTLILISMAAMALCSSQLILNTYIVLFAYEQLQLSIFLSGILLVISEISGSLGRIGWGMISDKIFKGERVIALIIIAVISGIASLTIAFLPQSTPFSFVIGIIIIFGFCISGFNGIWMNAATEIVPREKSGAASGISLMLGTMGIVFGPPIFGYIVETSTEYMFGWLYLTSLTIIATVLLSFALKLSKTGNK; encoded by the coding sequence ATGGAAAAGGCAACAATTTTCGGTTCCAAAAGGCTTAGTGCATGGAATATGCTTATCTGCCTGTTTATACTTCAGATTCTTGTAGCATTAATTGGCAGAAGTATTTCCCCGCTAGGTATTGTTATTGGTGAAGATTTGTCATTGTCCAAAACACAAATTGGATTACTCCCTGCGGCATTTTACCTGGGGCAATCTATAACATCAATTCCCATGGGACTTTTAACTGATTCGATTGGTTCCAAAAAGATGATTATTCTCGTAACATACTGTCTTGGACTTAGTTTTATGGGGGCAACTTTTACAGGTGGATTAGTGCTTCTTCTTGTATTGCTATTTATAAGTGGTGCCGGTTATGGGGCAATGCAGCCAACTTCCAATCGAGGTGTTCTTTATTGGTTCTCAACAAAAACCCGTGGTACTGCTATGGGGATGAAACAGATGGGCGTAACACTGGGGTCAGCTTTATCTGCACTTATTTTACTGCCGCTCTCCAATTCCTTTGGATGGAGACCAACGATTTTTGTCGCTAGTATTGTATTAATGGTTTTTGGAACGATAGCCTTTTTTTACTACTCAGAACCATCATCTATTAAAAAACAACAAACATTGATTCAACCAAAAAGTATTTTCTCTTCTTTTATTTCGGTATTTAAACAAAAAACGTTGATTTTAATTAGCATGGCTGCAATGGCCTTATGTAGCAGTCAGTTAATTCTTAATACATACATAGTTCTCTTTGCCTATGAACAGCTCCAATTATCTATATTTTTGTCTGGCATACTACTTGTCATCTCGGAAATAAGCGGATCCCTTGGAAGGATAGGCTGGGGTATGATAAGCGATAAAATATTTAAGGGAGAACGAGTTATTGCATTAATTATTATTGCTGTTATTAGTGGAATTGCTTCTTTGACAATTGCATTTTTACCACAAAGTACTCCTTTTTCATTCGTAATAGGTATTATTATCATTTTTGGGTTTTGCATATCCGGCTTCAACGGGATATGGATGAATGCAGCCACTGAAATTGTCCCCCGTGAAAAGTCAGGTGCTGCAAGCGGAATAAGCCTTATGCTGGGAACAATGGGTATTGTATTTGGACCTCCCATTTTCGGATATATTGTGGAAACTTCAACTGAATACATGTTCGGATGGCTGTACTTAACAAGCTTAACAATAATTGCAACAGTACTTTTAAGCTTTGCACTAAAACTATCAAAAACAGGAAACAAATAA
- a CDS encoding SDR family oxidoreductase — translation MDLELQGKSVIVTAASKGLGKATAKKFAAEGAHVLISSRSEEELKKTRDEIRSETGNDHVENTVCDITDIQSIKDLVSKAVELNGKVDVLINNAGGPPAGMFDDVNDDDWYQAFELNLLSFVRTIREVLPHMRKQNRGHIINLASSSIKQPIENLILSNTFRAGIVGLSKSLSQELAPDNILINTIGPGRIGTDRVAHLDKVNAEKTGKPYEEVKAEAEKSIPIGRYGQPEEFANMVVYLCSGANSYVTGQALLVDGGMVKAL, via the coding sequence ATGGATTTGGAATTACAAGGAAAATCAGTGATTGTTACAGCTGCAAGTAAAGGGTTAGGGAAGGCAACTGCAAAAAAGTTTGCCGCAGAAGGTGCGCATGTGTTAATTTCCAGCCGCAGTGAAGAAGAATTGAAGAAAACACGGGATGAAATTCGTTCTGAAACGGGAAATGATCATGTTGAAAATACCGTTTGTGACATTACAGATATACAGTCGATTAAAGATTTAGTATCAAAAGCAGTGGAGTTAAACGGAAAAGTTGATGTGCTGATAAACAACGCTGGTGGCCCGCCGGCAGGGATGTTTGATGACGTTAATGATGATGATTGGTATCAGGCATTTGAACTGAACCTGCTAAGTTTTGTACGGACCATCAGGGAGGTGTTGCCACATATGCGTAAGCAGAACCGTGGCCACATCATCAATCTAGCGTCGTCATCGATTAAACAGCCAATCGAAAACTTAATTTTATCGAATACATTCAGAGCAGGAATTGTCGGGCTTTCGAAAAGTTTGTCACAGGAACTGGCACCGGATAATATTTTAATCAACACAATTGGCCCAGGACGTATTGGCACAGATCGGGTAGCGCATTTGGATAAAGTAAATGCGGAAAAAACGGGCAAACCTTACGAGGAAGTCAAGGCGGAAGCGGAAAAATCGATACCAATCGGGCGCTACGGCCAGCCTGAAGAGTTTGCCAATATGGTTGTGTATTTATGTTCCGGCGCAAATTCTTATGTTACCGGGCAAGCATTGCTTGTTGATGGTGGAATGGTAAAGGCGTTGTAA
- a CDS encoding threonine ammonia-lyase, with amino-acid sequence MINLEQIHQARENISDIVKMTPMMTSNMISANARNQLFLKCEHLQKTGSFKIRGATNKVKDAAARLNPNSIIAASSGNHGQAVAYIANQLDIPSTIVVPEDASVNKLKAIKAYHGNVEFCGTTSEERIKRAKEICEVEKGTYIPPYDDPLIMAGQGTVGLEIIEQVKDIDEVYVPIGGGGLISGVLTAIKETKPSIRVIGAEPAIANDTYLSLNKGERVNIGGTTTIADGLRTSIPGELTFPVIQRYVDDIVLVEEEAIKEAFSMVLTRMKQVIEASAAVSVAAALRSTPNGKRMVALVSGGNIDNNVIQSLL; translated from the coding sequence TTGATAAATCTTGAGCAGATTCATCAAGCAAGAGAAAATATTTCCGATATCGTAAAAATGACGCCGATGATGACTTCCAATATGATTTCTGCCAATGCCAGAAATCAACTTTTTTTAAAGTGTGAACACTTGCAAAAGACGGGATCGTTTAAAATAAGAGGTGCGACAAACAAAGTAAAGGATGCAGCAGCACGATTGAATCCGAACTCAATCATTGCTGCATCATCCGGCAATCATGGCCAAGCAGTTGCCTACATTGCAAATCAGCTTGACATTCCATCGACAATTGTTGTTCCAGAAGACGCTTCGGTTAATAAGCTTAAAGCAATCAAAGCATATCATGGTAACGTGGAGTTTTGCGGAACCACGTCAGAAGAACGTATTAAAAGGGCAAAGGAAATTTGTGAAGTGGAGAAAGGGACGTATATTCCGCCCTATGATGATCCCCTGATTATGGCTGGTCAAGGAACGGTAGGACTGGAAATAATTGAACAAGTTAAAGACATCGATGAAGTATATGTACCAATTGGCGGTGGCGGATTAATATCCGGTGTATTAACAGCAATAAAAGAAACCAAGCCGTCCATCCGGGTGATTGGGGCAGAACCAGCAATAGCGAATGATACATACTTATCACTCAACAAAGGTGAACGCGTAAATATTGGCGGTACGACCACCATTGCGGATGGGCTGCGGACTTCAATACCGGGAGAACTAACATTTCCGGTGATCCAGCGTTATGTGGATGACATTGTATTAGTAGAAGAGGAAGCGATTAAGGAAGCTTTTAGCATGGTGTTAACAAGAATGAAGCAGGTTATTGAAGCCTCCGCTGCAGTTTCCGTAGCGGCTGCTTTAAGGAGCACGCCAAACGGTAAGCGAATGGTTGCACTTGTCTCAGGTGGGAATATTGATAATAATGTGATTCAATCGTTGTTATGA
- a CDS encoding acyl-CoA thioesterase, translating to MDETWHEHLLRVYYKDTDQMGVVHHGNYVNWFEMGRTEMMQEAGIAYSDIEDLGLLLPVLNLDINYHKSAAYNECVAVYTKIGHYTPIKLQFDYEVRKIDEERFLAQKVSGEGAGKEKEGELLVSGSTLHMWLNKKWKPARIDKTAPDIFERIKREVSNQ from the coding sequence GTGGATGAGACTTGGCATGAACATTTACTGCGTGTTTATTACAAAGATACCGATCAAATGGGTGTCGTGCATCATGGCAACTATGTTAACTGGTTTGAGATGGGCCGGACAGAGATGATGCAGGAGGCTGGCATTGCCTACAGTGATATCGAGGATTTGGGACTGCTTTTGCCAGTCCTGAATCTGGATATTAATTACCATAAGTCGGCAGCCTACAATGAATGTGTAGCAGTGTATACTAAAATTGGACATTATACACCAATTAAACTGCAGTTTGACTATGAGGTGCGCAAGATTGACGAAGAAAGGTTTTTGGCGCAAAAGGTTTCAGGCGAGGGGGCTGGCAAAGAAAAGGAGGGAGAGCTGCTTGTAAGCGGAAGTACGCTCCATATGTGGCTCAACAAAAAGTGGAAACCTGCCCGGATTGATAAAACTGCTCCGGATATTTTTGAACGAATCAAACGTGAGGTATCCAATCAATAA